The Thermomonospora amylolytica sequence TGGGCTGGCGGGCCATGTTCGCGCTCGGCGCGGTGCTGGGCCTGGGCATCCTGTGGGTGCGGCGGACGGTGCCGGAAAGCCCGCGGTGGCTGTTCATCCACGGCCGCGACGACCAGGCCGAGCGGGTGGTGCGCGGCATCGAGGACACCGTCCGCGCCGAGACCGGCCGTGAGCTGGAGGAGCCGGGCGAGCGGATCCGCATCCGGCAGCGCCGCGCCATCGGGTTCGGGGAGATCGTGCACACCGCCGTCCGCCGCCACCCCCGCCGCACCCTGCTGGGGCTGGCGCTGTTCGTCGGGCAGGCGTTCCTGTACAACGCGGTGTACTTCACCTACGCGCTGGTGCTGGCGGAGTTCTTCGGGGTGGGGTCGGCCGACGTGGGCTGGTACCTGATCCCCATCGGGATCGGGAACTTCCTGGGCGCGTTCGCGCTGAGCCGGATGTTCGACACCGTGGGCCGCAAGCCCATGATCGCCGGGTCGTACATCCTGTCCGGGGTGCTGCTGGTGGGCACCGGGCTGCTGTTCCGCGCCGACCTGCTGTCGGCGACCACGCTGACGGCCTGCTGGTTCGCGGTGTTCTTCTTCGCCTCGGCGGGGGCCAGCGCCGCCTACCTGACGGTCAGCGAGATCTTCCCGATGGAGACCCGGGCGATGGCCATCGCGGCGTTCTACGCGGTGGGCACCGGGCTGGGCGGCGTGATCGGCCCGGCGCTGTTCGGGCGGCTGGTGGAGACCGGCGAGCCGGGCGCGGTCGCCACCGGGTACTTCATCGGCGCGGCGCTGATGATCGCGGCGGGGATCGTGGAGCTGGTGATCGGGGTGGAGGCGGCGGGCCGGTCGCTGGAGGACATCGCCCGTCCGCTGTCGGCCGAGGAGGAACGCGGCGCCGTCCGGGCCTGACCCGGGTCAGCCCAGCCGCAGCCGCACCGCCTGCTCGGCGGCGTCGGCCAGCAGCCGGCCCGCGTCCGCCGTCATCTCCGCCAGCGTGCGCGGCCCGTCCGCGATGCTGAACGCCGCCGTCAGCCCGCGGGCGTGCAGCTCCGCCAGGGGACCGGCCACCGCCCCGGCCAGCGCCACCACCGGCGCCCCGGCCCGGGCCGCCCGCCCGGCGACCACCGACACCACCTTCCCGGCGGCGCTCTGGGCGTCCAGCCGCCCCTCCCCGGTGATCACCAGGTCCGCCCCGGCCACCGCGGCGTCCAGCCCCACCAGGTCGGCGACCAGGTCACCGCCGGGGGCGGTCTCGGCGCCGAGCACGCCGACCAGCCCGCCGCAGGCCCCGCCCGCGGCCCCGGCGCCCGGCAGGTCGTGCACCCGCACGCCGAACCGGGCGGCGATCACGTCGGCGAGCCGCCCCAGCGCCGCGTCCAGCTCCCGCACCTGCTCGGGCGTCGCGCCCTTCTGCGGGCCGAACACCGCCGCCGCCCCGTCCGGCCCGACCATCGGGTTGGTGACGTCGCAGGCGACCCGCAGCCGCGTGGCGCGGACCGCCTCGGGCACGCCGGAGTCGTCGATGTCGGCCAGCCGCGCCAGCGGCCCTCCCCCGGGCGGCAGCTCCCGCCCGCCGGCGTCCAGGAACCGTACGCCCAGCGCGCGCAGCAGCCCGGTGCCGCCGTCGCTGGTGGCGCTGCCGCCCAGGCACACCAGCACCTCACGGGCGCCCCGCCGCACGGCGTCGGCGATCAGCGCGCCGGTGCCGGAGGTGTCGGCGCGCAGCGGGTCGCGTTCGTCCTCGGCGACCAGCGGCAGCCCGGACGCGGCGGCCAGCTCCACCACCGCCGACCGGCCGTCCCCCGACAGCCCGTACCGGGCGCGGACCGGCCGTCCCAGCGGATCGGCGCACTCCAGCCGCACCTCGGTGCCGCCGAGCGCGCCGAGGAAGCAGTCCAGGGTGCCCTCGCCGCCGTCGGCCATCGGCACCCGCAGCACCTCGGCGTCCGGCCGCGCCCGCCGCACGCCCTCCTCGACCGCCGCGCACACCGCGGCGGCGTCCAGGCTGCCCTTGAACGAGTCCGGAGCCACCACCACGCGCAATCGGGGGCTCCCGCTAGGACTCGGCGGCCAGTGTGGTCAGCACGTTCACGAAGTCGCGCGGCAGCACCAGCGAGCCGCCCTCGTAGCGGGTCTCCAGCCAGGTCATCTCCCCGCCGCGCCGCCAGAACAGGTGCGGGCTGAGCGACCCGGGCCCCTCCTCGTACGCCTGGCGCGCCTGCACCTGCAGTTCGTGCGCCGCCGCCAGCGCCGCCCGGTACCCGGCCCGCGGCCGGATCGGATGGGCCATGATCAGGCTGCGGCTCGGCGCGACCACCAGCGCCCCGCACGGGCCGATGTCCAGGTACTCCTCCAGCCAGGCCAGATGGGTGGCGGCGTAGAAGCTCCAGCCGTGCAGCACCGCCACCGGCACCCCGCCGAGCACCGAGTCGTCGACCTGCAGCGGCCCGTCGGCGCGCACGTTGGCCCGGCCCAGCATGAACAGCGCGTCGCCGGACACCGGCCAGCCGTTCATCTCCTCGACGGTGACCGTGCGGACCGTGGTGGGGGTGTCCACCACCACCGCCTCGATCAGCCCCGGCGCGAACGGCCGGGACGCCAGCATCCCGTTGTCGGCCTCGGCCGGGTAGATCCGGGTCCGCAGCAGGTGCTGGGCCAGCTCGAAGTCCGACAGGTCCAGCGGCTCCTCGATCGCGGTGACGATCGTGGAGACGTGGTCCGACACCAGCGCCGGCCAGTCGTCACGCGGCACCAGCCGGGCCAGCTGGCGCAGGTTGCGCATGCTGACGTGCAGCCGGCTGGCCCCCTCCAGCAGCATGACGTCGCCGGGCATTCTCCGGCAGGCGTATCCGAGGCTCTCCGCCACGAGGACGACGAGCGAGTCCAACGCGCCGTCCGCCCCGTTCAGAGCGCCCCCGCGCATCCACCCCTCCTTGCTCCGCAACGGATAGAGCTTGGCAGGCCAAGGTCACGAAGGAAAGTCCCGCCGGTCACGAAGCACCGTCGATCGGCGCGCCGGCGATCGCCCGCACCAGCCGGGGCAGCGACTCAGAGATCGGCTCGCGCACCACCGCGTCGGCGACCGGGTCGTACGGGGTGGGCTCGGCGTTGACGATCACCAGCCGGGCGCCGTGCTCGACCGCCTCCAGGCACAGTCCGGCGGCCGGGTGCACGGTCAGCGAGGTGCCCACCGCCAGGAACAGGTCGCACTCCCGCGCCGCCCGCACCGCGGCCTCCAGCACGTCCGGCCTGAGCGCCTGCCCGAACGAGATCGTCGCCGACTTCTGGATGCCGCCGCACTCGGGGCACGGCGGGTCCTCCTCGCCCTGTTCCACCCGCCGCAGCACCTGGCGCATCGGGGTGCGCAGCCCGCACGCCAGGCACTCGACCTCGTGCATGGTGCCGTGGATCTCGATCACGGTGCCCGGCCCGGACCCGGCGGCCTGGTGCAGCCCGTCGATGTTCTGGGTGACCACGGCGCGCAGCCGGCCGGCGCGTTCCAGCTCCACCAGGGCGGCGTGCCCGGCGTTGGGGCGGGCCGTCAGCCCGGGATGGTGCAGCCGGGCCTGCCAGGAGCGGCGCCGCACCGCCGGGTCGGACAGGTAGGCATCGATGGAGGACAGCGCGGCGGCGGCCGGATCCCTGGTCCACACGCCCTGCGGGCCGCGGAAGTCGGGGATGCCGCTGTCGGTGCTGATGCCCGCGCCGGTGAGCACGGTGATCGAACGGGCCTGCGGCAGCCAGGCGGCGAGGGAGTCGGGCAGGTCCATGCCCCAAGGTTAGGGGTCCGGGCGCCGGGCATGCGGTGATGTGTCCGGTCCGGCCGCGACCCGCCACGGCACGCCGGGGCCGTCACCGTGGGTGATGGATCCACGTCATGCCGCGGCACAGGCCGCAGGACCCGGTCGCGAGTGGGACACTGGAGATCGCTATGAGGCCCACCCCGCACATCCTGGTGATCAACGGCACCAAGGTCCGCCGGCCGGTGTTCATCCTGGGCGCCCCGCACTCCGGCACCGAGCTGCTGGCCCGTGCCGTGAAACGGTCGCCGGGCTTCCATCTGACGCACGGCCGCCCCGAGCTGCTCCGGGTCACCTACGCCTTCGCCCGCCGGCCGGCCATCGCCGGCGAGCGCGGCCGGGGCGCGGCCCGGGTGCTGCGCGACGCCTACGCCGCCACCTGGCAGATCACCCCGCAGGGCTGCGCGCAGTGCCCGCCGGAGTGCCGCGCCGCGGCGGGGCTGCCGCCCGCCGACTCCCCCGCCGCCCGGACCGCGCCGCAGACCTGCGAACGGCCCCGCGGGGTGTACCGGTACGCCGACGCGGCCCCCGACCTGCTCTACAGCGCCGACGTGCTGCTGGACGCGTTCCCCGACGCCCAGCTGCTGCAGGTGATCAGGGACGGCCGGGACGTGGTGGCCGACATGCTGAACGACGAACGCTGCCTGGCCTGGTTCAAGCCCGGGGTGGCCAACCTGGACGAGGTGTTCCCCAACCCGTTCCTGGGGGTGGAGGAGGTCGTCGACCGGGACCGGTGGCCGAAGGCGGCCCCGGCGGTCAAGTGCGCGCTGCGGTGGCGCGGCTCGGTGCGGCTGTCGGCGCGGCTGCGCGCCCAGACCCCGAGGACCAGCTCCACACGGTCCGCTACGAGGACCTGGTGACGCGTCCCAAGGAGGTCACCGAGCGGGTGTCGGCCTATCTGGGCGCGCAGATCACCCCGGTGAGCAGGGCCGAGCTGGTGCGGGTCGCCGACCGCGGGCCCGGCGCGGTGGGGGCCTGGCGCGACCGGCTGACCCCACGGCAGCTCGTGCAGGTGGAACGGGTGGCGGGCCGGGAGCTGCGGCGGCTGGGCTACACGCTCAGCGTCGCCGGATGAGCCTGCCGACGCCCGGGGCGTCGGGACCGGCCCAGCCGATCACCACGCCCGCCGCCCCCAGGCCGACGAACAGCACGGCGTACCGCCCGACTCCGCTGCGCAGCGGGTTGCCGACCCGCAGGCCCGGGCGGACGGCCGGAAGGATGGCCGGACGCATTCCGCTCACCTCCACATCGCAGTGATCGCGTCCTGTCGCTCGATGACGTCCCGACTATGACGCCGCCCGGTGACGGGCGGTTTGCGGCCGTCTCTCGGGCAGGCGAACCCGGGCCGTGACGTCCCGCCGGTCACGGCGGTCACTGCGGTGCGGTACCCGGCCGGGCGGGTCGGCTCGCCCGGCCGGCGGTAATGATCAGGTCATTCGGCGCCCAGCCGGGCGGGCCGCCGGCCGTCGCCGGACGCCTGCTGGGCGAACTGGGTGCGGTACAGGTCCGCATACAGCCCGCCGGCCAGCAGCAGCTCCTCGTGCCGGCCGCGCTCGGCGATCCGCCCGCCGTCGACCACCAGGATCTGGTCGGCCTCCCGGATCGTCGACAGCCGGTGCGCGATCACCAGCGAGGTCCGCCCGGCCAGGGCGGTCTTGAGCGCGCGCTGCACGGCGGCCTCGGACTCGGAGTCCAGGTGCGCGGTGGCCTCGTCCAGGATCACCACCGAGGGTGCCTTGAGCAGCAGCCGGGCGATGGCCAGCCGCTGCTTCTCCCCGCCGGACAGCCGGTAGCCGCGCTCCCCCACCACGGTGTCCAGCCCGTCGGGCATCGCCTCCACCAGGTCCCAGATCTGCGCGCCGCGCAGCGCCTCGACGATCTCCTCGTCGGTGGCGTCCGGGCGGGCGTACCGCAGGTTCTCCCGGATGGAGTCGTGGAACAGGTGGGGTCCTGGGTGACCACCCCGACGGTGTCGCGCAGCGACTGCAGGGTGATGTCCCGCACGTCCCGCCCGTCGAGCCGCACCGCCCCCTCGGTGACGTCGTACAGCCGGGACACCAGGTGGGTGATGGTGGTCTTGCCCGCCCCCGACGGCCCGACCAGCGCCACCAGCTCGCCCGGCCGCGCGGTGAACGTCACGTCGCGCAGCACCTGCCGGCCCGGCGCCACGTCGGTGCGGGCGATCGACTCCAGCGAGGCCAGCGAGACCTCGTCGGCGGCCGGGTAGCGGAACCCCACGTGGTCGAACTCGACGGCGACGGCCTTGCGGTCGCCGGACCGGCGCAGCGGGACGGCGTCCGGCCGCTCGCCGATCATCGGCTCGAGGTCCAGCACCTCGAAGACCCGGTCGAAGCTCACCAGCGCGGTCATCACGTCCACCTGGACGTTGGACAGCGCGGTCAGCGGGCCGTACATGCGGGTGAGCAGGGCGGCCAGGGCGACCAGGGTGCCGAGCTGGAAGCCGCCCTGCACGACCAGCACGCCGCCGACGCCGTACACCATCGCGGTCGCCAGCGCGGCGACGAGGGTGAGCGCGACGAAGAACACCCGCCCGTACATCGCCGAGACGACGCCGATGTCGCGGACCCGCCCGGCCCGTTCGGAGAACATCCGCGACTCGTCCTCCGGGCGGCCGTACAGCTTGGCCAGCATCGCGCCGGCCACGTTGAACCGCTCGGTCATCAGCGAGCTCATCTCGGCGTCCAGCTGCATCTGCTCCCGGCTGATGTGCTGCAGCCGCTTGCCCACCCACTTGGCCGGCACGATGAAGATCGGCAGCAGCACCAGCGCGATCACGGTGACCTGCCAGGACAGCCAGAACATCGCCGCCAGCACCAGCACCAGGCTGATCACGTTGGAGACCACCGACTGCAGGGTGGTGGTCAGCGCGCGCTGGGCGCCGATCACGTCGGTGTTGAGCCGGCTGGTCAGCGATCCGGTCTGGGCGCGCATGAAGAACGCCACCGGCATCCGCTGCACGTGGTCGAACACCTGGGTGCGCAGGTCGTAGATCAGGCCCTCGCCGATCCGCGCCGAGTACCAGCGCTGCGCCAGCGACAGCACCGCCTCCACCAGCGCCAGCCCGGCGACCGCCAGCGCCAGCCACACCACCACGTCCGAACGGCGCGGCAGCACGCCGTGGTCGATGATCGCCTTGAGCAGCAGCGGCCCGGCCACCACGATCACCGCCGCCAGCGCGTTCAGCGCCAGGAACAGCACCAGCTCACGGACGTAGGGACGGGCGTACCCGGCGATCCGGCGGACCGTCCCGGGCTTGAGCCTGGTGCTGGTGACCGACCGGTCGCGGCGGAACGAGGCCATCACCTGCCAGCCGTTGCCCGGCATCCCCGGCATCCCCATCGACGCCCTCCCCGCGTAATCAAGTAATCAGACCG is a genomic window containing:
- a CDS encoding MFS transporter — protein: MATTGTRGPRTIETDIPARLDRLPWARWHWAVLLGLGAVWILDGLEVTVVGVIGPRLTDPAGGLGLTDAQVGLSASLYVVGACLGALGFGYLTDRFGRKKLFLLTLALYLAATVATAFSFNASWFYACRFLTGAGIGGEYAAINSAIDELIPARVRGRVDVVINGSFWIGTTIAAALSIVILNGDVLPEDVGWRAMFALGAVLGLGILWVRRTVPESPRWLFIHGRDDQAERVVRGIEDTVRAETGRELEEPGERIRIRQRRAIGFGEIVHTAVRRHPRRTLLGLALFVGQAFLYNAVYFTYALVLAEFFGVGSADVGWYLIPIGIGNFLGAFALSRMFDTVGRKPMIAGSYILSGVLLVGTGLLFRADLLSATTLTACWFAVFFFASAGASAAYLTVSEIFPMETRAMAIAAFYAVGTGLGGVIGPALFGRLVETGEPGAVATGYFIGAALMIAAGIVELVIGVEAAGRSLEDIARPLSAEEERGAVRA
- a CDS encoding glycerate kinase, giving the protein MVVAPDSFKGSLDAAAVCAAVEEGVRRARPDAEVLRVPMADGGEGTLDCFLGALGGTEVRLECADPLGRPVRARYGLSGDGRSAVVELAAASGLPLVAEDERDPLRADTSGTGALIADAVRRGAREVLVCLGGSATSDGGTGLLRALGVRFLDAGGRELPPGGGPLARLADIDDSGVPEAVRATRLRVACDVTNPMVGPDGAAAVFGPQKGATPEQVRELDAALGRLADVIAARFGVRVHDLPGAGAAGGACGGLVGVLGAETAPGGDLVADLVGLDAAVAGADLVITGEGRLDAQSAAGKVVSVVAGRAARAGAPVVALAGAVAGPLAELHARGLTAAFSIADGPRTLAEMTADAGRLLADAAEQAVRLRLG
- a CDS encoding SIR2 family NAD-dependent protein deacylase, whose protein sequence is MDLPDSLAAWLPQARSITVLTGAGISTDSGIPDFRGPQGVWTRDPAAAALSSIDAYLSDPAVRRRSWQARLHHPGLTARPNAGHAALVELERAGRLRAVVTQNIDGLHQAAGSGPGTVIEIHGTMHEVECLACGLRTPMRQVLRRVEQGEEDPPCPECGGIQKSATISFGQALRPDVLEAAVRAARECDLFLAVGTSLTVHPAAGLCLEAVEHGARLVIVNAEPTPYDPVADAVVREPISESLPRLVRAIAGAPIDGAS